The Malus sylvestris chromosome 12, drMalSylv7.2, whole genome shotgun sequence genome contains a region encoding:
- the LOC126593766 gene encoding fasciclin-like arabinogalactan protein 11 has product MAPQSFFILLVLFLHSFSSTISAQSPAAAPAPSATNVTAVLEKAGQFTTLIKLLKSTKMADQINTQLSTSNQGMTLFAPTDNAFSSLKAGTLNSISEQQKLQLVQFHVLPSFYSAAQFQTVSNPLHTQAGNTDDGQFPLNVTTSGNQVNITTGVVNAAVANTIFTDSQLAVYQVDQVLLPLSIFGTPAPAPAPSKPETKIKGADSPSGSSDSGSTAEASSAMGVEQHGIAAAASVGVVAILAAFFL; this is encoded by the coding sequence ATGGCACCCCAATCTTTCTTCATTTTGCTAGTCTTGTTTCTCCATTCGTTCTCATCCACTATTTCAGCTCAGTCTCCGGCAGCAGCCCCCGCGCCATCAGCCACCAACGTGACTGCCGTCCTCGAGAAGGCAGGCCAATTCACCACCTTGATCAAGCTCCTCAAATCCACCAAGATGGCTGACCAAATCAACACCCAGCTCAGCACCTCAAACCAAGGCATGACCCTCTTTGCACCAACTGACAACGCCTTCTCCAGCCTCAAGGCCGGCACGCTAAACTCCATCTCCGAGCAGCAAAAGCTGCAGCTTGTGCAGTTCCATGTGCTACCATCTTTCTATTCTGCTGCGCAATTCCAAACCGTGTCCAACCCTCTGCATACGCAGGCCGGGAACACCGATGATGGGCAGTTCCCGTTAAATGTGACCACATCTGGGAACCAAGTGAACATAACAACAGGGGTGGTGAATGCAGCCGTGGCTAATACCATTTTTACTGATAGTCAGTTGGCGGTGTATCAGGTCGACCAGGTGCTCCTTCCTTTGAGCATTTTTGGCACTCCAGCACCCGCTCCTGCTCCATCGAAGCCcgaaacaaaaattaaaggtGCTGATTCGCCTTCGGGATCCTCGGATAGCGGCAGCACTGCTGAAGCATCATCTGCAATGGGGGTAGAACAACATGGGATCGCAGCAGCTGCATCAGTGGGGGTGGTAGCAATTCTTGCAGCATTCTTTTTGTGA
- the LOC126593765 gene encoding dnaJ protein P58IPK homolog: MVWSCSSAMDIVAWRGLIYAGFLLHFVFVCQLLLLQPLVSALDGKPGNAAELFERVSQSIKVKRYSEALNDLNAAIEADPALSEAYYHRASILRQICRYEESEKSYKKFLELKPQDSVVEKELSQLIQAQNALDTAMTLFETGDYAKSLEYVEKVVLVFSPACPKAKLLKVRLLLATKDYSSVISEAGYILKDEDNLDAFLLRGRAYYYLADHDVAQRHYQKGLRLDPEHGELKKAYFGLKNLLKKTKSAEDNVNKGKLRVAVEDFKAALALDPNHLAHNVHLHLGLCKVLVKLGRGKDALSSCNEALIIDEELLEALVQRGEAKLLTEDWEGAVEDLKSAAQQSPQDMNIREALMRAEKALKMSKRKDWYKILGVSKTASISEIKRAYKKLALQWHPDKNVENRQEAEDKFREIAAAYEVLGDEDKRTRYDRGEDIEEMGMGGGGSGFNPFGGGGGGQQFTFTFEGGFPGGGGGGFDFQF, from the exons atggTTTGGAGTTGCTCATCCGCCATGGATATAGTGGCTTGGAGAGGGCTGATATATGCTGGGTTCTTACTGCATTTCGTGTTCGTCTGCCAGCTCCTCCTTCTTCAACCTCTGGTTTCAGCTCTGG ATGGAAAACCGGGTAATGCAGCTGAGTTGTTTGAGAGGGTTTCACAGAGTATAAAGGTGAAGCGTTATAGCGAGGCACTTAATGATCTTAATGCTGCTATAGAGGCGGACCCAGCACTTTCAGAAGCATATTATCATCGGGCATCCATTCTTCGTCAGATATGCAG ATATGAGGAATCTGAGAAGAGCTACAAAAAGTTTTTGGAGCTAAAACCACAAGATTCAGTTGTAGAAAAGGAGCTTTCTCAATTGATTCAGGCTCAGAACGCTCTAGATACGGCTATGACTCTCTTTGAAACAGGCGACTATGCAAAATCTTTGGAATATGTTGAAAAAGTTGTATTGGTTTTCTCTCCAGCATGCCCAAAG GCCAAATTATTGAAGGTGAGATTGTTGCTAGCAACTAAAGATTATTCTAGTGTCATTTCTGAGGCTGGTTACATTCTGAAAGATGAGGATAATCTGGATGCATTTTTACTTCGCGGCCGTGCCTACTACTATTTGGCTGATCATGATGTTGCCCAAAG gcATTACCAAAAGGGTCTCCGTCTAGATCCAGAGCATGGTGAACTGAAGAAAGCGTATTTTGGACTGAAAAACTTACTCAAGAAGACTAAAAGT GCCGAAGATAATGTAAATAAGGGCAAGCTGCGTGTTGCAGTAGAGGACTTTAAGGCAGCCCTAGCGTTGGACCCTAATCATCTTGCACATAATGTACATCTTCATCTTGGCTTGTGTAAAGTTTTGGTCAAGCTTGGCAGGGGAAAGGATGCTTTAAGCAGTTGCAATGAAGCACTTATAATTGATGAAGAACTTCTAGAAGCTTTGGTTCAG AGGGGGGAAGCTAAACTTCTGACAGAGGATTGGGAGGGAGCTGTGGAAGATCTCAAATCAGCAGCTCAACAATCGCCTCAG GATATGAATATTCGAGAAGCATTGATGAGAGCCGAGAAAGCCTTAAAGATGAGCAAACGCAAAGACTGGTACAAGATTTTGGGAGTTTCAAAGACCGCATCTATATCTGAGATTAAACGTGCCTACAAGAAGCTCGCTTTGCAGTGGCATCCGGATAAAAATGTCGAGAACAGACAAGAAGCAGAGGACAAGTTCAGAGAAATTGCTGCTGCATACGAG GTTCTTGGTGATGAAGACAAACGTACGAGATATGATAGAGGTGAAGATATTGAAGAAATGGGAATGGGTGGTGGTGGCAGCGGTTTTAACccttttggtggtggtggtggtggacagCAATTTACATTCACTTTCGAAGGGGGCTTTCCtggcggtggcggtggtggaTTTGACTTCCAGTTTTGA